The following proteins are encoded in a genomic region of Desulfosporosinus youngiae DSM 17734:
- a CDS encoding DUF1638 domain-containing protein: MTGDRKHRRTALIACKTLRHEINQAMHDLGCQYPITWVDSEYHNDPDGLRVKLQEEIDKIKDADTILLAYGCCGNGTVGLNASTADLIVPRIEDCIAMVLSKSGQIYKKQKATFYLTKGWLEGTNSLTKEIEHAVKRYGEQQAKRVFELMFKHYKYLMLIDTKAYSLDDCLAETKTLAESLNLKLILAQGDIWLLKKLLAGSSDQDFCLIRKGETVSNQDFGIITQDLP; the protein is encoded by the coding sequence ATGACTGGGGATAGGAAACATCGGCGTACTGCACTCATTGCGTGCAAAACACTTCGTCACGAAATTAATCAGGCCATGCATGATTTGGGTTGTCAGTACCCAATAACTTGGGTGGATTCTGAATACCATAATGACCCCGATGGTTTAAGGGTTAAGCTCCAGGAGGAAATAGACAAGATTAAAGACGCTGACACAATTCTCTTAGCCTATGGTTGCTGCGGCAATGGCACAGTTGGCTTGAACGCTTCCACCGCTGATCTGATCGTTCCCAGGATCGAGGACTGTATAGCAATGGTACTGAGTAAATCCGGTCAGATATATAAGAAACAAAAGGCCACCTTTTATCTCACCAAGGGTTGGCTGGAAGGCACTAACAGTTTGACTAAAGAAATTGAGCATGCCGTAAAGCGTTATGGAGAGCAACAGGCTAAAAGAGTTTTTGAGCTGATGTTCAAACACTATAAGTACCTGATGCTCATCGATACGAAGGCCTATAGTCTCGATGACTGCTTGGCTGAAACGAAAACACTAGCGGAAAGCCTCAACTTGAAACTGATCCTTGCCCAAGGCGATATTTGGCTGCTGAAGAAACTTCTTGCAGGAAGCTCTGACCAGGATTTCTGTTTAATCCGAAAAGGAGAGACGGTAAGCAATCAGGATTTTGGTATTATCACCCAGGACCTTCCATAA
- a CDS encoding cobalamin B12-binding domain-containing protein: MLDLNVLTQAIGDLDEGQVVNLLEEFVASKPSSADANLVVGACQQGMSIVGDFFEKKEYYVGDLIFAGELLNRAIDILKPVIGGENSSKIGKIVVGTVQGDMHDIGKNIFASMVEAAGFEVYDLGIDVSPAAFAEKVKEVKPEILGLSGVLTLAIDSMKAIVKALEEDGMRDQVKVIIGGNPVTEEACKQIGADTFTTNAAEGVKICQKWVS; the protein is encoded by the coding sequence ATGCTAGATTTAAATGTATTGACCCAAGCCATTGGCGATTTAGATGAGGGTCAGGTGGTAAATCTGCTGGAAGAGTTCGTTGCTTCCAAGCCCAGCAGCGCTGATGCCAATCTGGTAGTGGGAGCATGTCAGCAAGGAATGAGCATAGTCGGAGATTTCTTTGAAAAGAAAGAGTACTATGTAGGCGACCTTATTTTCGCTGGGGAACTCCTGAATCGGGCCATTGATATTTTAAAACCTGTTATCGGCGGGGAAAACAGCAGTAAGATCGGCAAAATTGTTGTGGGTACAGTTCAGGGCGATATGCACGATATCGGCAAAAATATTTTTGCCAGCATGGTCGAAGCCGCTGGTTTTGAAGTATATGATCTGGGCATCGATGTTTCTCCTGCTGCTTTTGCTGAAAAGGTTAAAGAGGTAAAACCGGAAATTTTAGGTTTAAGCGGAGTACTCACCCTGGCAATTGATTCAATGAAAGCAATTGTTAAAGCCTTAGAAGAGGACGGGATGCGGGATCAGGTAAAAGTGATCATCGGCGGCAACCCAGTTACCGAAGAGGCCTGTAAACAGATCGGTGCTGACACGTTTACCACGAATGCCGCCGAGGGAGTAAAAATTTGTCAGAAGTGGGTGAGCTAA
- the cbiQ gene encoding cobalt ECF transporter T component CbiQ, which produces MISIDCYAYSNNLKTVHPAEKCLFAVITMVVCLTSPTVTTPFIILLLMAGGIIFKAGIPVRVFVKLMFIPFSFLLISVLTVAFSISRDPAGFWLAQTINGLTIGVYYSDFITAVNLFLRSLGAVSCLYFMALTTPMTEIISLLHRLKVPSIITELMVLIYRFIFVFMETAVTIHRAQTSRSGYVSMKSSFRSMSRLFTALLGKVFVKSQELYNAMAARCYTGEIKVLTKKYPVNLKNYMVIVMFELALILLNVLGR; this is translated from the coding sequence ATGATAAGTATTGATTGTTATGCCTACAGTAATAATCTAAAGACAGTGCATCCAGCCGAAAAGTGTCTTTTTGCAGTTATTACTATGGTCGTATGTCTGACTTCTCCGACGGTTACGACTCCTTTTATCATTCTCTTACTTATGGCAGGGGGCATTATCTTTAAAGCAGGTATCCCGGTCCGGGTTTTCGTCAAGCTTATGTTCATTCCCTTTTCATTTCTGCTGATCAGCGTTCTGACCGTCGCTTTTTCAATTTCCCGTGACCCTGCAGGATTTTGGCTGGCTCAAACAATTAATGGTCTGACAATCGGGGTATACTACTCAGATTTTATTACAGCTGTTAATTTATTCCTGAGATCCTTGGGGGCTGTGTCTTGTCTCTATTTTATGGCCCTTACTACCCCCATGACTGAAATAATTTCACTGCTTCACAGGCTAAAGGTTCCAAGTATCATCACAGAGTTGATGGTGCTTATTTACCGGTTTATCTTTGTCTTTATGGAAACGGCTGTCACAATTCACCGTGCTCAGACTTCCAGATCAGGCTATGTCTCAATGAAAAGTTCCTTTCGCTCCATGAGCCGGCTTTTTACAGCGCTTTTAGGCAAAGTCTTTGTAAAATCTCAAGAACTTTACAATGCCATGGCTGCCCGCTGTTATACAGGGGAAATTAAGGTATTGACCAAAAAGTATCCGGTCAATTTAAAAAATTACATGGTTATTGTGATGTTTGAACTGGCTCTGATCCTATTGAATGTACTTGGGAGGTGA
- a CDS encoding heavy metal translocating P-type ATPase, with amino-acid sequence MKNPSFTNLRKFLFPGTLLLLIICAALPGQEAWVGFDLAVIPLILGGGFIAWSTLVAMIETRKITAGLLIVFALIGTTFVGEYLAGAIVAFMMVGGEFLEDITLERTRSAVRELVQLSPDTAWVKRDGEYISVSVEEVSLGEKVLVKPGERVPVDGTIAAGEAVINEASITGESLPVEKSSGAKVFAGTINLSGAIEVQTEKTGSQTTLGKIIKVVYEAQESKGSTQRTADRFARYFTPIILAICALVWIAEQDLMRVMAVLVIACPCALVLATPTAVVASIGNGAKRGVLIKGGITLETAGQVTAICLDKTGTLTTGRPQVVEIQPFASYTPDEVLSAAVLAEKHSEHPLAQAVMREAEGRKLSLQEDPQEFKSVFGCGVQCLHKGARIEVGNRRILEKLTDSDAARGFLDSQEEKGRTALLVLVNGEVIGGISIADTLREQAVKAVEEIKESGVKRIIILTGDNEKVARSISRQVGIKEFKANLLPEEKLEFIRSLQKEGEIVAMVGDGINDAPALALADVGIAMGAAGTDVAIESADMALMADDLRMVPFTLGLSRKALQIIKQNIWFFAVCVNIAGITLATSGLLSPIAAAVVHNGASFLVVLNSARMLTFKFRGINGGQLWTQA; translated from the coding sequence GTGAAGAATCCCAGCTTTACTAACCTTCGAAAATTTCTGTTTCCCGGGACCTTATTGCTTTTGATTATCTGTGCTGCCCTTCCGGGTCAGGAGGCATGGGTGGGCTTTGATCTAGCCGTTATCCCGCTGATTTTAGGCGGGGGTTTTATCGCTTGGTCAACCTTGGTGGCGATGATTGAAACGAGAAAAATTACGGCGGGTTTGCTGATCGTATTTGCTCTCATCGGGACGACCTTTGTTGGCGAATACTTGGCCGGAGCCATTGTCGCCTTCATGATGGTCGGCGGAGAGTTCTTAGAAGATATTACTTTGGAACGGACACGCAGCGCGGTACGAGAGCTGGTGCAATTGTCGCCGGATACGGCCTGGGTCAAGCGGGATGGGGAGTATATCTCTGTTTCGGTTGAAGAGGTGAGTTTAGGAGAAAAGGTGCTGGTTAAACCCGGTGAACGGGTTCCTGTTGACGGGACCATAGCTGCGGGAGAGGCGGTTATCAATGAGGCTTCCATAACCGGAGAATCTCTTCCTGTGGAAAAGAGCAGCGGAGCAAAGGTTTTTGCAGGAACGATTAATCTAAGCGGGGCCATTGAAGTGCAAACTGAAAAAACGGGCAGTCAGACCACTTTGGGAAAAATTATTAAAGTGGTTTATGAAGCTCAGGAAAGTAAAGGCAGCACCCAAAGAACGGCAGACCGATTTGCCAGGTATTTTACCCCCATCATTTTAGCAATCTGCGCCTTGGTCTGGATCGCCGAGCAGGATTTAATGCGGGTGATGGCGGTTCTGGTTATCGCCTGCCCCTGCGCCCTTGTCTTAGCAACGCCGACGGCTGTTGTGGCAAGTATCGGAAATGGGGCCAAGCGCGGGGTCCTGATTAAAGGAGGGATTACTCTTGAAACGGCAGGCCAAGTGACCGCCATTTGTTTGGATAAAACCGGCACCTTAACCACGGGCCGGCCTCAGGTTGTGGAAATCCAGCCTTTCGCCTCTTATACTCCTGATGAAGTTCTCTCGGCAGCAGTCCTTGCGGAAAAGCATTCCGAACACCCTCTGGCCCAGGCAGTTATGCGGGAAGCTGAGGGAAGGAAATTGTCCCTTCAGGAAGATCCCCAGGAATTCAAGTCTGTTTTTGGCTGCGGGGTCCAATGCCTGCATAAAGGGGCAAGGATTGAGGTAGGCAATCGGCGTATTCTGGAGAAATTAACCGACAGTGATGCCGCCCGGGGGTTTTTGGACTCTCAGGAGGAAAAAGGACGAACTGCCCTTTTGGTTCTAGTCAATGGAGAAGTTATAGGGGGAATTTCCATCGCCGATACCCTTAGAGAACAGGCGGTAAAGGCAGTGGAAGAGATCAAAGAATCCGGTGTGAAGAGGATTATTATCCTGACAGGCGACAATGAAAAGGTTGCGCGTTCCATCAGCCGGCAAGTTGGTATAAAGGAATTTAAGGCCAATCTTTTGCCGGAGGAAAAGCTGGAGTTTATCCGGTCTCTCCAAAAAGAGGGGGAAATTGTGGCGATGGTCGGCGACGGAATTAATGATGCCCCGGCTCTGGCTCTCGCAGATGTGGGGATCGCCATGGGAGCGGCAGGAACGGATGTAGCCATTGAATCCGCAGATATGGCTTTAATGGCCGATGACTTAAGAATGGTTCCCTTTACCCTTGGTTTGAGCCGTAAGGCTTTGCAGATTATTAAGCAGAATATCTGGTTCTTTGCGGTGTGTGTCAATATTGCGGGAATCACCCTCGCCACATCCGGTCTCCTTTCACCCATAGCTGCGGCTGTGGTTCATAATGGGGCATCTTTTTTAGTGGTCTTAAATTCAGCGAGAATGCTGACCTTTAAATTCCGGGGTATAAACGGAGGGCAGCTTTGGACACAGGCATAG
- a CDS encoding GntR family transcriptional regulator: MINPMYLAIVEDIKQKINSGQLKPSDAVPSENALSKEYGASRMTVRKGLAILANDGYIYSIPGKGSFVRKPELNKYTIYYNEMNNSINKVDQSRLLEVNIIMPDEKLAGELQTTINKNVIVIRRLFYTEGKPVAYDLKYLLYSKGMPIVEKEIEQATFPEMVSGSIAAFSLKKELSISAQMPDEEIKKHLNIYDELALLVVEQKIFNDDNKPIGFCVTYFRGDYIKLKGNSE; encoded by the coding sequence ATGATTAATCCCATGTATCTGGCGATTGTTGAGGATATCAAACAAAAAATTAATAGCGGTCAGTTAAAGCCAAGTGATGCTGTTCCTTCGGAGAATGCCCTCAGCAAAGAGTATGGCGCCAGCCGGATGACCGTTAGAAAAGGGCTCGCTATTCTGGCCAATGACGGATACATTTATTCAATTCCGGGCAAGGGCAGTTTTGTACGGAAACCTGAATTGAATAAGTATACCATTTACTATAATGAAATGAACAACTCGATTAATAAAGTAGACCAATCCCGGCTGTTAGAAGTTAATATCATCATGCCTGACGAGAAACTTGCCGGCGAACTTCAGACGACCATTAATAAGAATGTGATTGTTATTCGCAGATTGTTTTATACAGAGGGTAAACCGGTTGCCTATGATCTTAAATATCTGCTCTATTCCAAAGGAATGCCCATTGTAGAAAAAGAGATTGAACAGGCCACCTTTCCTGAAATGGTTTCGGGCAGTATAGCTGCTTTTTCTTTAAAGAAAGAATTATCCATCTCTGCTCAAATGCCTGATGAGGAAATCAAGAAGCATCTGAATATTTATGATGAATTAGCCTTACTGGTGGTTGAGCAAAAGATCTTTAACGATGACAATAAACCCATCGGCTTTTGTGTAACCTATTTTCGGGGGGATTATATCAAGCTAAAAGGAAATAGCGAGTAA
- the tnpA gene encoding IS66 family insertion sequence element accessory protein TnpA, producing the protein MKSKAETLQLWEQRIKERVQNGMTIGEWCEKNGVSKYRYNYWNKRVREKLKAGEEPTFAEVTPILSPVDTASQNSVLSSDFQISFKSIHVTVPSNFNPAALARLMKVLQEL; encoded by the coding sequence TTGAAATCCAAAGCTGAAACCCTGCAGCTCTGGGAACAGCGAATAAAGGAAAGAGTCCAAAATGGCATGACGATCGGAGAATGGTGCGAGAAGAATGGAGTGAGCAAGTACCGGTACAATTATTGGAATAAGCGGGTACGCGAAAAACTAAAAGCAGGTGAAGAACCGACCTTCGCCGAGGTTACCCCCATCCTTTCACCTGTCGATACAGCAAGTCAGAATTCGGTTTTATCTTCCGACTTTCAGATCTCTTTCAAAAGCATCCATGTAACCGTTCCTAGTAATTTCAATCCAGCCGCATTGGCGAGACTAATGAAGGTCCTGCAGGAATTATGA
- the tnpB gene encoding IS66 family insertion sequence element accessory protein TnpB (TnpB, as the term is used for proteins encoded by IS66 family insertion elements, is considered an accessory protein, since TnpC, encoded by a neighboring gene, is a DDE family transposase.): MMQHIADEADHIYLALGATDFRKQQSGLASLVALKFKLDPHAGTNVFLFCNKRHNALRALRWDGNGFILVTKALSDEMKFQWPKNQGEVRDITKRQLAWLLEGLQVDQKKAHQDMVDTTGIIY, from the coding sequence ATGATGCAGCATATCGCCGATGAGGCGGACCATATTTACTTGGCCCTGGGAGCCACCGATTTTCGCAAACAGCAAAGTGGACTAGCCTCCTTGGTGGCCTTGAAATTTAAACTGGATCCCCATGCGGGAACAAACGTCTTCCTGTTCTGCAATAAACGTCACAATGCCTTGCGAGCTTTACGCTGGGACGGCAACGGCTTTATCCTGGTCACCAAAGCGCTCTCCGACGAAATGAAATTCCAATGGCCGAAGAATCAGGGCGAAGTAAGGGACATTACCAAGCGGCAACTGGCATGGCTCTTGGAAGGATTGCAGGTTGACCAGAAAAAAGCGCACCAAGACATGGTTGACACGACTGGCATTATTTACTGA
- a CDS encoding uroporphyrinogen decarboxylase family protein, giving the protein MTDMMAERTQLVTDIMDGKIPKRVPVVGLFAHEFAIQYAGKDLKEVQWDTTDLEACFEKVCDDFYSDLLPVSAFRMPSFYKVLGSRNFVMGSNGFLQHPEVEGLKVEDYDDFIASPYNCIVEKVLPNLYSELNSDPATRSLVMAKAFKAYTDENNNLFRIYGNLVNKYNYCTSTFFAGFCEAPFDILTDQLRGFKNISLDVRRIPDKVEAAVNAATPLMIKMGTQPFPNKYNATFIPLHMAPYLRTKDFERLYWPSFKKLVEGLAEKGMRANLFVEQDWMRYLDYLEELPAGTIMQFEYGDPKLIKEKLGKKHIIGGLYPLTLLKTGTKQECVDKAKELIDIMAPGGNYCFGFDKVIITLDSVNVENTKAVLDYVANNASY; this is encoded by the coding sequence ATGACTGATATGATGGCAGAAAGAACACAATTAGTTACGGATATCATGGATGGAAAGATTCCTAAGCGTGTACCGGTTGTTGGTTTATTTGCTCATGAATTTGCCATTCAATATGCCGGCAAGGATTTAAAAGAAGTTCAATGGGATACGACTGACCTGGAAGCCTGTTTTGAAAAAGTATGTGATGACTTCTATTCTGACCTATTGCCGGTTTCGGCCTTTAGAATGCCGTCGTTTTATAAAGTATTAGGGTCCAGAAACTTTGTGATGGGTTCCAATGGCTTTTTACAGCATCCGGAGGTGGAAGGACTTAAGGTCGAAGATTATGATGATTTTATTGCCTCACCTTATAACTGTATCGTTGAGAAGGTCTTACCCAACTTGTATTCAGAACTTAATTCCGATCCTGCAACAAGATCTCTGGTTATGGCTAAAGCCTTCAAAGCCTATACTGATGAAAATAATAATCTGTTTAGGATTTATGGCAATCTAGTCAATAAATATAATTATTGCACATCCACCTTTTTTGCCGGCTTCTGCGAGGCACCCTTCGACATCCTGACGGATCAGTTAAGAGGCTTTAAGAACATTTCCTTAGATGTAAGAAGAATTCCCGATAAAGTAGAAGCCGCAGTCAATGCGGCAACCCCTCTGATGATCAAAATGGGTACCCAGCCTTTCCCGAATAAATATAATGCTACCTTCATTCCCTTGCACATGGCTCCCTACCTTCGTACGAAAGATTTTGAAAGGTTATACTGGCCAAGCTTTAAAAAATTAGTTGAAGGACTGGCTGAAAAGGGCATGAGAGCTAATCTGTTCGTCGAACAGGACTGGATGCGTTATCTCGATTATTTGGAAGAACTTCCTGCAGGAACCATCATGCAGTTTGAGTATGGAGATCCTAAGCTTATTAAGGAGAAATTGGGCAAAAAGCACATTATCGGTGGTTTATACCCTCTTACCCTTTTAAAAACAGGAACAAAGCAAGAGTGTGTTGACAAGGCCAAAGAACTGATTGATATCATGGCGCCAGGCGGCAACTATTGCTTTGGTTTTGATAAAGTTATTATCACTTTAGATAGTGTTAATGTAGAGAATACCAAAGCTGTCCTGGATTATGTTGCTAATAACGCCAGCTATTAA
- a CDS encoding energy-coupling factor ABC transporter ATP-binding protein: MQEIILEALDLEYHYPDGTNALRKINLRVKRGEKVAILGSNGAGKSTLFMHFNGIYQPCSGSVRYRGQKISYKNKDLIELRKKVGIVFQDPDSQLFSASVYQDVSFGPINLGLLEETVVSRVNQSLAATETMDLEDKPTHLLSYGQKKRVSIAGVLAMEPEIIIFDEPTAGMDPRHSQEFMQLLEKLSKKGITIILSTHDVDLAYSWADRIAIMYKGEVIADGEPGELFIRPEIVKRADLALPWLIEMHSELVVKGWLASSAPLPKTKDDLLQTIPKLVP, encoded by the coding sequence TTGCAGGAAATTATACTAGAAGCCCTTGACTTGGAATATCATTATCCTGATGGGACTAATGCCTTGCGCAAAATAAATCTGCGTGTTAAACGAGGAGAAAAAGTAGCTATTTTGGGATCAAACGGTGCCGGCAAATCAACGTTATTTATGCATTTTAACGGAATCTACCAGCCCTGCTCAGGTTCCGTCAGGTATCGCGGGCAAAAGATTTCTTACAAAAACAAAGATTTAATAGAATTGCGGAAGAAAGTCGGAATTGTCTTTCAAGATCCGGACAGTCAGCTCTTCTCCGCCAGTGTTTATCAGGATGTATCCTTTGGGCCTATTAATCTGGGGCTGTTAGAAGAAACAGTGGTTTCCAGAGTGAACCAATCCTTGGCAGCAACAGAGACAATGGATTTGGAGGATAAACCGACTCACTTATTAAGTTATGGACAGAAGAAACGAGTTTCTATCGCCGGCGTTCTGGCAATGGAACCGGAAATAATTATTTTTGATGAACCCACAGCAGGGATGGACCCTCGTCATTCTCAAGAGTTTATGCAGCTTCTTGAAAAGCTGAGTAAGAAGGGGATAACGATTATCCTGTCAACTCATGATGTGGATCTGGCTTATTCCTGGGCAGACCGGATTGCCATAATGTATAAAGGAGAGGTCATTGCGGATGGAGAACCCGGCGAGCTGTTTATACGTCCGGAGATTGTAAAACGAGCTGATTTAGCGCTGCCTTGGCTCATCGAAATGCACAGTGAATTAGTGGTAAAGGGCTGGCTGGCTTCCTCTGCTCCCCTGCCTAAAACTAAAGATGATCTGTTGCAAACCATTCCCAAGCTAGTACCATAG
- a CDS encoding methyltetrahydrofolate cobalamin methyltransferase — MIIIGEKINGTIPSVKNAIVERNEEFIRNLAIKQTEAGAHYLDVCASTAPEYEVETLIWLMNLVQDTVDTPLCIDSPNANVIKEVLKYARRPGLINSVSEEGDKCEIIFPLIEGTEWQVIALTCDNRGIPSDVETRVEITRNIVEKAEKHGISPDRIHLDPLVLALSADNKSLLNFTETLKRVKELYPTLKVTSGLSNISFGMPLRKVVNQGFLTIALYAGMDSAIIDPVNRDMMATLMATEALLGRDRLCRNFSNAFRKNKIGPIKE, encoded by the coding sequence ATGATTATTATAGGAGAAAAGATTAACGGAACGATCCCCAGCGTAAAAAATGCGATTGTTGAGAGAAATGAAGAGTTTATCCGCAACCTCGCCATTAAACAAACAGAGGCGGGAGCCCATTATCTGGATGTCTGTGCCAGTACCGCACCGGAATACGAAGTCGAAACCCTAATCTGGCTGATGAATCTGGTTCAAGATACGGTGGATACCCCTTTGTGCATCGACAGCCCAAATGCAAATGTCATTAAGGAAGTCCTGAAGTACGCCAGACGCCCCGGGTTAATCAACTCTGTTTCAGAAGAAGGGGATAAATGTGAGATCATTTTTCCGCTGATTGAGGGGACAGAGTGGCAGGTTATCGCCCTGACATGTGATAACAGAGGAATTCCTTCGGATGTGGAGACGAGGGTGGAGATTACCCGCAATATTGTGGAAAAGGCAGAAAAACATGGGATCTCTCCTGACCGAATTCATCTTGACCCCCTGGTGCTTGCCCTGTCCGCCGATAACAAATCGCTGCTGAACTTTACCGAGACCTTAAAACGGGTTAAGGAACTGTACCCCACCCTTAAAGTGACCTCAGGGTTAAGCAATATTTCCTTCGGCATGCCCCTGCGGAAAGTTGTCAATCAAGGTTTTCTGACCATCGCCCTTTATGCGGGAATGGATTCCGCCATTATTGATCCGGTTAACCGGGACATGATGGCAACCCTCATGGCAACGGAAGCTTTGCTGGGCCGGGACCGCCTTTGCAGAAACTTCTCGAATGCTTTCCGAAAGAATAAGATTGGACCGATTAAGGAATAA
- a CDS encoding cobalamin B12-binding domain-containing protein, giving the protein MKGFFEDKERLIDSVEQLEETKVIELTNQALDQGINPLDVINMIIEGMDRVGKRYEGKDYYIADLIMAGIIFREVLGLSRMISYTSSHNMKSGKVLIGTVKDDIHDIGKEIFRALLETNGFEVMDLGVDVPGETFVKKAREFKPDIIGLSGVLSNTIDQMKQVVQEFTKAGLRDQVKIIAGANYLNANGCRYIGADAFAAEASKGVEICLRWMKASGEMGESDND; this is encoded by the coding sequence ATGAAGGGCTTTTTTGAAGATAAGGAACGTTTAATCGACAGTGTGGAACAACTTGAAGAAACAAAGGTAATAGAACTGACTAATCAGGCTTTAGATCAAGGCATAAATCCTTTAGATGTCATTAATATGATCATCGAGGGTATGGACCGGGTAGGAAAGCGTTATGAAGGCAAAGATTACTATATAGCTGACTTAATCATGGCGGGTATCATCTTTAGAGAAGTCTTGGGACTCAGCAGAATGATCTCTTATACCAGCAGCCACAATATGAAAAGCGGCAAAGTCTTAATCGGTACTGTCAAAGATGATATTCATGATATTGGTAAGGAAATTTTCAGGGCTCTGTTAGAGACCAATGGTTTTGAAGTTATGGATCTTGGCGTGGACGTGCCCGGAGAAACATTTGTGAAAAAAGCCAGGGAATTTAAACCTGATATTATCGGGTTGAGCGGAGTTTTATCGAATACCATCGATCAAATGAAACAGGTGGTTCAAGAGTTTACTAAAGCCGGATTAAGGGACCAAGTTAAAATTATTGCCGGAGCAAATTATCTCAATGCTAATGGCTGTCGTTATATCGGCGCCGACGCTTTTGCCGCTGAAGCGTCAAAAGGAGTCGAAATTTGCCTTCGTTGGATGAAAGCTTCCGGGGAGATGGGAGAATCAGATAATGATTAA